A DNA window from Drosophila sechellia strain sech25 chromosome X, ASM438219v1, whole genome shotgun sequence contains the following coding sequences:
- the LOC6616192 gene encoding mitochondrial import inner membrane translocase subunit TIM50-C, protein MSMSMAPATVLQMLRGLSTPRLLTQIHQHRALGNHYHHYHQHYQHQHHLLRHQQQYLRLFTCTALPAAAPAHFPILHTARGYSSTTKQEAGATAANDAPEAAPNAPLLAKLFPQTSPEADSNAEQERQKREEEEAKENERAWKRMKLGFAIFGGSAVAAGFWAVYEFGKPEVDLNGQTIEDEFTHKPLVQQYLQRMWKSIHYYQRMIQEPSRAKLLPDPLKPPYVQPRYTLVLEMKDVLVHPDWTYQTGWRFKKRPGVDHFLAECAKDFEIVVFTAEQGMTVFPILDALDPNGYIMYRLVRDATHFVDGHHVKNLDNLNRDLKKVIVVDWDANATKMHPDNTFGLARWHGNDDDGQLLDLIAFLKIIAQNNVEDVREVLHYYRQFDDPINQFRENQRKLAEQMLEAERIEQSKTKPMVKQWSRNILGR, encoded by the exons ATGAGCATGAGCATGGCACCGGCCACCGTCCTCCAGATGTTGCGCGGCCTTAGCACGCCGCGCCTTCTCACCCAAATCCACCAGCACCGCGCATTGGGTAATCACTATCACCACTACCACCAACActaccagcaccagcaccacctcctccgccaccagcagcagtaCCTCCGACTATTCACTTGCACAGCACTGCCAGCGGCTGCTCCGGCGCACTTCCCGATCCTGCACACAGCGCGTGGCTACAGCAGCACAACCA AGCAGGAAGCTGGAGCCACTGCAGCCAATGATGCGCCCGAGGCCGCACCGAATGCCCCGCTGCTGGCCAAACTCTTTCCTCAGACCTCGCCGGAGGCGGACAGCAACGCCGAGCAGGAGCGCCAGAAgcgcgaggaggaggaggccaaGGAGAACGAGCGCGCCTGGAAGCGCATGAAGCTGGG CTTTGCAATATTCGGAGGCAGCGCCGTGGCTGCTGGATTTTGGGCCGTCTACGAGTTCGGCAAGCCCGAGGTGGACCTCAACGGGCAGACCATCGAGGACGAGTTCACACACAAGCCGCTGGTGCAGCAGTATCTTCAGCGGATGTGGAAGAGCATCCACTACTATCAGCGCATGATCCAGGAGCCGTCGCGGGCCAAGCTGCTGCCCGATCCGCTCAAGCCGCCGTACGTGCAGCCGCGCTACACGCTTGTGCTGGAGATGAAGGACGTGCTGGTGCATCCGGACTGGACTTACCAAACTGGCTGGCGCTTCAAGAAGCGTCCCGGCGTCGACCACTTCCTGGCCGAGTGCGCCAAGGACTTTGAAATTGTCGTCTTCACCGCCGAACAGGGCATGACCGTGTTTCCCATCCTGGACGCCCTCGATCCCAACGGCTACATTATGTACCGCCTGGTCAGGGATGCCACGCACTTTGTGGACGGCCATCATGTGAAGAACCTGGACAACCTTAACCGCGACCTCAAGAAG GTGATTGTTGTGGACTGGGATGCGAATGCCACCAAGATGCATCCGGACAACACATTCGGCTTAGCCCGCTGGCATGGCAACGACGATGATGGCCAGCTGCTGGACCTCATCGCCTTCCTAAAGA TTATTGCGCAGAACAACGTGGAGGACGTGCGCGAGGTGCTCCACTACTACCGCCAGTTCGACGATCCCATCAACCAGTTCCGGGAGAACCAGCGCAAGCTGGCCGAGCAAATGCTGGAGGCGGAACGCATCGAGCAGTCCAAGACCAAGCCCATGGTCAAGCAGTGGTCGCGCAACATTCTCGGCCGCTAG
- the LOC6616193 gene encoding zinc finger protein 28 homolog produces the protein MSPPSSPAPRRPFPMDALCRVCHKASPLCLSLFKPLDNPISGKLATLASILSYCSGLEILEAELFLPHHICPGCVAKLQLSLEFKRSVHRMDRILRQSHADFCRSKRISAVNTRPRLSPEIPEDFVLVLDDQEVTEHPAETVRNEEELVVVESDEEESRVEGQEERLDNALEQHADFPGRENNEEQQSHTFKEIYLVAKADDDICEIVDDSDTEQRRSRLGRSKPSLQCSICGKQLHSKRTFQYHMTLHSPHPVRQDGNVDCIEECLQVEPVLQANAGEDLYEIVEKTAQPSAAQRTFPSRSRLWKPLNPCLKCQICGKQLSTNNSFKYHMQLHGTATPYVCSICGESFKTRNAHDGHVTLHDRNNPNRCPTCFKVFRQASSLRTHLLIHSGIKPFPCTICGKRLTQKSGQKKHMLTHTGEMPHGCDICGRRFRFSSNLTAHKRCHSQEKPHPCPVCQERSFGSRSELNRHMLVHSSERPFGCEQCGKSFKRRISLGIHRQSHKAGRQRRRAERPVVVQLEEQDEHEET, from the exons ATGTCGCCGCCGTCCAGCCCCGCTCCACGCCGGCCGTTCCCCATGGATGCCTTGTGCCGCGTGTGCCACAAAGCATCGCCGCTCTGCCTGTCGCTCTTCAAACCGCTCGACAATCCAATTTCCGGCAAACTTGCGACGCTGGCCAGCATTTTAAGCTACTGCAGCGGTCTGGAGATCCTAGAGGCGGAGCTCTTCCTCCCCCACCACATCTGCCCGGGCTGCGTGGCCAAGTTGCAACTCTCGCTGGAGTTCAAGCGGAGTGTCCACCGCATGGACAGAATTCTGCGGCAGAGCCATGCGGACTTTTGCCGCAGCAAAAGGATCAGCGCGGTGAATACTAGGCCTAGGCTGTCACCCGAGATTCCGGAGGACTTTGTACTCGTGCTCGATGACCAGGAAGTGACTGAGCATCCAGCAGAAACGGTACGAAATGAGGAGGAACTCGTGGTCGTAGAATCAGATGAGGAGGAGAGCCGGGTGGAAGGGCAGGAGGAGAGGCTGGATAATGCACTGGAACAGCACGCAGACTTTCCAGGCAGGGAGAACAACGAGGAACAACAGAGTCACACATTTAAAGAGATCTACTTGGTTGCCAAAGCAGATGACGATATCTGCGAGATTGTCGACGATTCGGATACGGAGCAACGTAGGAGCAGGTTAGGAAGATCCAAGCCGTCGCTGCAATGTTCC ATTTGCGGCAAACAACTGCACAGCAAGCGGACCTTTCAGTACCACATGACGCTACATAGCCCGCATCCCGTTCGCCAAGATGGCAACGTCGACTGCATTGAAGAATGCCTCCAAGTAGAGCCCGTTTTGCAGGCCAATGCTGGCGAAGATCTCTACGAGATTGTGGAGAAAACAGCGCAGCCTTCTGCGGCGCAGAGAACTTTTCCCAGTAGGAGCCGGCTGTGGAAACCACTCAATCCCTGCCTAAAGTGTCAA ATCTGCGGCAAGCAACTAAGCACCAACAACTCCTTCAAGTACCACATGCAGCTACATGGCACGGCCACGCCCTACGTTTGCTCGATCTGCGGAGAGTCCTTTAAGACGCGAAACGCCCACGACGGCCATGTCACGCTGCACGATCGAAACAATCCGAATAGGTGCCCCACCTGCTTCAAGGTCTTCCGGCAGGCATCCTCGCTGCGCACACACCTTCTAATCCACAGCGGAATCAAGCCATTCCCGTGCACCATCTGCGGCAAGAGGCTGACCCAGAAGTCGGGCCAAAAGAAGCACATGCTCACCCACACGGGCGAGATGCCGCACGGCTGCGACATCTGCGGCCGCCGCTTCCGCTTCTCGAGCAACCTGACTGCCCACAAGCGCTGCCACAGCCAGGAGAAGCCCCACCCGTGTCCGGTGTGCCAGGAGCGCAGCTTCGGCAGCAGGTCCGAGCTCAACCGCCACATGCTCGTCCACAGCAGCGAGCGACCATTCGGCTGTGAGCAGTGCGGCAAGTCCTTCAAGCGCCGCATCTCACTCGGCATCCACCGCCAGTCGCACAAGGCGGGCAGGCAGCGGAGGCGGGCCGAGCGTCCAGTGGTTGTCCAACTGGAGGAGCAGGACGAGCATGAGGAGACCTGA
- the LOC6616194 gene encoding protein cramped, with translation MEELCKQPPPPPPLPPPPSSPSVAIEDPLPNGKGGGAVVVPSIAKLPEEELLGSVTMHNCPGTRASARVIQKMKQDQTRPMTPPPSEREPNKKEEKAAQKTPSQLKTGSGKTTWTNVERNCFFDALNEFGKDFEAVANCINAKLKRRNANSDYSFKTKDQVRQHYYQTYHKICKYVRFSEELKKPAQELYTLINYGEMRRKLQFLTEKHFMKLKQLVYQGQITVRCKGKNIRIKTPSCKALRRLNQLDDSLEDIRLPSKVEVLVTPANMEAFGRVQSLAQNPRGRIIVPLHKKLISFIKTFEYKWRSANQRLHEEKSAIFPSSLPSTATNNNNNNNETEPMQPSVASLDLSMCFQPRPGVAIHRPLLSITAYLSSISICLTAYEERMGFKVRSETLGNLAGMPVAASKRLRTESGSEKRSPETKKPKPSASPPLEKSLDDGPLEGNLMKMENSSGDELGEEIHEFLGDILEAMPHPQAVTIPALSTTTGDTTTVAVALETSHDPVLQAYPASADISHAMVTSVIQTTCAAAPAPSTLVSGSLTAPSVARSKRKEAKEAAAAAQARNFKPLLSDDILKRIRKGWTQANAADITIGDLYVVFGQDSKLELEYYWCEVDSSTAMASSILTINTVAPSSSSVATQTGTSASNAIQTSASSNCYVSATSTSSTSLPYNPNDCDSVERVRAVTTSSVSNKLKHLLLVANLSERVRKRQCNCGHTCDRKRDLMTKAQQLAEATATGVVDGNFRTPMLPVRRPISNIDPVRQLSALTRQKINRQVLVQRRLLPPTSVGDRPYDLLSVRQLHSGLFEPIDRVDGTSSGGISSSGSKPDSSMGATAASQDQEPGDQRALDFLNDEATQASNRDMPNLDICVATSRTDVSGSLNEAVQDESTNQSFFHGSMSPMHLLRDSTSNARWLEDNINDFSLTSLLGHLDEIDATRDILDPSSSMSIISESSVDFRHKFQEIAALLQQQEKD, from the exons ATGGAGGAACTGTGCAAGCAGCCGCCGCccccgccaccgctgccgccgccgccgtcgtcgcCGTCCGTGGCCATTGAGGATCCGCTACCAAATGGCAAGGGAGGAGGAGCAGTAGTTGTGCCGTCGATAGCTAAGCTGCCCGAGGAGGAGCTCCTCGGCTCGGTGACCATGCACAATTGTCCCGGAACGCGGGCCAGTGCCCGGGTCATACAGAAGATGAAGCAGGACCAGACGCGCCCGATGACACCGCCGCCCAGTGAACGGGAGCCGAACAAAAAGGAGGAGAAGGCCGCCCAAAAGACGCCCAGCCAGCTGAAGACGGGCAGCGGGAAGACCACCTGGACGAATGTGGAGCGCAACTGCTTCTTCGACGCCCTCAACGAGTTCGGCAAGGACTTCGAGGCGGTGGCCAACTGCATCAACGCCAAGCTGAAGCGCCGCAACGCCAACAGCGACTATAGTTTCAAAACCAAGGACCAAGTTCGCCAGCACTACTACCAGACCTATCACAAGATCTGCAAATATGTGCGCTTCTCGGAGG AACTGAAAAAGCCCGCCCAGGAGTTGTACACGCTGATCAACTACGGCGAGATGCGGCGCAAGCTGCAGTTCCTCACGGAGAAGCACTTCATGAAGCTGAAGCAACTGGTCTACCAGGGCCAGATCACCGTGCGCTGCAAGGGCAAGAACATCCGCATTAAGACGCCATCGTGCAAGGCGCTCCGGCGGCTAAATCAATTGGATG ACTCTCTGGAGGATATCCGGCTGCCCAGCAAGGTGGAGGTGCTGGTGACTCCCGCCAATATGGAGGCCTTCGGTCGCGTCCAGTCCCTGGCGCAGAACCCGCGCGGCAGGATCATAGTTCCGCTGCACAAGAAACTAATCAGCTTCATCAAGACGTTCGAGTACAAATGGCGCAGCGCCAATCAGCGTTTGCACGAGGAGAAGAGTGCGATCTTTCCCAGCAGCCTGCCATCCACTGCgaccaacaacaataacaacaacaatgaaacGGAACCAATGCAGCCGTCGGTTGCATCCCTGGATCTCTCAATGTGCTTCCAGCCCCGGCCGGGAGTGGCCATCCACCGACCTTTGCTCAGCATCACCGCCTACCTAAGCAGCATCAGCATATGCTTGACGGCATACGAGGAGCGCATGGGCTTCAAAGTGCGCAGCGAGACCTTGGGCAACTTGGCCGGCATGCCGGTGGCGGCTAGCAAGCGACTACGGACGGAAAGCGGCTCCGAGAAGCGTTCGCCGGAGACAAAGAAACCAAAACCGAGTGCCAGCCCGCCGCTGGAGAAGAGTTTAGACGATGGGCCCTTGGAGGGCAATCTGATGAAGATGGAGAACAGCAGTGGTGATGAGCTGGGCGAGGAGATTCATGAGTTTCTGGGCGACATATTGGAGGCCATGCCGCATCCGCAAGCAGTCACTATTCCAGCACTTTCGACCACCACTGGTGATACCAcaactgttgctgttgcgctCGAAACGTCGCACGATCCTGTACTGCAGGCTTATCCAGCCAGCGCTGATATATCTCATGCCATGGTGACCTCTGTTATACAAACTACCTGTgctgcagctcctgctccttccACTCTTGTATCTGGTTCTTTGACGGCTCCATCCGTAGCCCGCTCCAAACGCAAAGAAGCTAAGGAGGCGGCGGCCGCGGCACAGGCTCGAAATTTTAAGCCCCTGCTCAGCGACGACATACTCAAGAGAATCCGCAAAGGCTGGACGCAGGCGAATGCGGCGGATATAACCATAGGTGATCTGTACGTGGTCTTTGGCCAGGACTCcaagctggagctggagtaTTATTGGTGCGAGGTGGACAGTTCGACGGCCATGGCATCGAGCATACTAACAATCAACACGGTGGCGCCCAGCTCCTCGTCGGTGGCCACCCAAACCGGCACTTCCGCCTCGAACGCCATCCAAACAAGTGCATCTTCCAACTGCTACGTCAGTGCAACGAGCACCTCGAGCACTTCGCTGCCCTACAATCCCAACGACTGTGATAGCGTGGAACGCGTCAGGGCCGTCACCACATCGTCGGTGAGCAACAAGCTGAAGCACCTGCTGCTCGTGGCCAATCTCAGCGAGCGCGTGCGCAAGCGCCAGTGCAACTGCGGCCACACGTGCGATCGCAAGCGGGACCTGATGACCAAGGCGCAGCAGCTGGCGGAGGCGACGGCCACCGGCGTGGTTGATGGCAATTTCCGCACGCCGATGCTGCCGGTGCGGCGGCCGATATCCAACATCGATCCTGTGCGCCAGCTCTCAGCG CTCACACGGCAAAAGATCAATCGTCAGGTGCTTGTGCAGCGCCGCCTCCTGCCCCCCACATCCGTTGGCGATCGTCCGTACGATCTGCTGAGTGTGCGTCAACTCCACAGCGGCCTTTTCGAGCCGATTGATCGCGTGGATGGCACCAGTTCCGGTGGCATCAGCTCCTCCGGCTCGAAACCCGATTCCAGCATGGGTGCCACGGCCGCTTCGCAGGATCAAGAGCCAGGGGATCAGCGGGCGTTGGACTTCCTCAACGACGAAGCCACGCAGGCCAGCAATCGAGACATGCCCAACCTGGACATTTGCGTGGCCACCAGCAGGACGGACGTCAGCGGTTCCCTGAACGAGGCGGTCCAAGACGAGAGCACAA ATCAAAGCTTCTTCCACGGCAGCATGAGTCCGATGCACTTGCTCAGGGATTCAACATCCAACGCACGCTGGCTGGAGGACAATATCAACGACTTCTCGTTGACGTCGCTGCTGGGGCATCTGGATGAGATTGATGCCACCAGGGATATACTG GATCCGTCGTCGAGCATGTCGATAATCAGCGAGAGCAGCGTGGACTTTCGGCACAAGTTCCAGGAAATCGCCGccctgctgcagcagcaggagaaggATTAG
- the LOC6616195 gene encoding syntaxin-4 isoform X1 — translation MGKDRLPELLQRSLSTNSSNSSSNGSLLLNVYSGTTEFITSNTGGNNNSYSIVSQNSHSCINNNSSSEPKDRSSAKMAQYGSNVDDILNPYTEIRQQLAQIAANLEAMNRMAQTVNLRTFNENEMDELHNKNLRLGNQLMTRFNDFKANLPAENDYSLEARMKRTLFYGLHQTFINLWHKNELFLQNYETKVKKNLRLHTKIINSEASEQEIELLIENKTTKLFVDNFLQETEKERQTLREMMDRFNELRRLEKSIEEVHALFMRIQTLVMEQSEVIQRVEFHAQQATLHVDKGADELDQAEQHQKKARKKKIMLIVILAAVLLVLLLVGIYL, via the exons ATGGGAAAAGATCGACTGCCCGAGCTTTTGCAG CGCTCATTGAGCACGAACTCGTCGAACTCGTCGTCGAACGGTTCACTGCTTTTGAACGTGTACAGTGGAACCACGGAGTTCATCACTAGCAACACCGGCGGTAACAACAATAGCTACAGTATCGTTAGCCAAAACTCTCACAGCtgcatcaacaacaacagcagcagcgaacCCAAGGATCGGTCCAGTGCAAAGATGGCGCAGTATGGCTCGAATGTGGACGACATACTCAACCCG TACACGGAGATTCGCCAACAACTCGCACAGATAGCCGCCAACTTGGAGGCGATGAACCGCATGGCCCAAACCGTCAATCTGCGAACTTTCAACG AGAACGAGATGGATGAGCTTCACAACAAAAACCTGAGGCTGGGCAATCAGCTAATGACGCGATTCAACGACTTCAAGGCGAATCTGCCGGCGGAAAACGATTACAGCTTGGAGGCAAGGATGAAAAGAACCCTTTTCTATGGCCTCCACCAGACTTTCATCAATCTGTGGCACAAAAACGAACTATTCCTGCAGAACTACGAGACCAAGGTCAAAAAGAATCTGAGACTGCATACAAAAATCA TTAATTCTGAGGCCAGCGAACAAGAAATCGAGTTACTCATCGAGAACAAGACAACCAAACTCTTTGTGGATAAT ttTCTGCAGGAAACGGAGAAGGAGCGGCAGACACTGCGCGAAATGATGGACCGATTCAACGAGCTGCGCCGCCTGGAGAAGTCCATCGAGGAGGTCCACGCCCTGTTCATGCGCATCCAGACCCTGGTGATGGAGCAGAGCGAGGTGATCCAGCGTGTGGAGTTCCACGCCCAGCAGGCCACGCTCCACGTGGACAAGGGCGCCGACGAGCTGGACCAAGCGGAGCAGCACCAGAAAAAGGCGCGCAAG AAAAAGATAATGCTCATCGTGATACTCGCAGCCGTGTTGTTAGTATTACTCCTTGTTGGTATTTATTTGTGA
- the LOC6616195 gene encoding syntaxin-4 isoform X2: MGKDRLPELLQRSLSTNSSNSSSNGSLLLNVYSGTTEFITSNTGGNNNSYSIVSQNSHSCINNNSSSEPKDRSSAKMAQYGSNVDDILNPYTEIRQQLAQIAANLEAMNRMAQTVNLRTFNENEMDELHNKNLRLGNQLMTRFNDFKANLPAENDYSLEARMKRTLFYGLHQTFINLWHKNELFLQNYETKVKKNLRLHTKIKLRYHLLFS, encoded by the exons ATGGGAAAAGATCGACTGCCCGAGCTTTTGCAG CGCTCATTGAGCACGAACTCGTCGAACTCGTCGTCGAACGGTTCACTGCTTTTGAACGTGTACAGTGGAACCACGGAGTTCATCACTAGCAACACCGGCGGTAACAACAATAGCTACAGTATCGTTAGCCAAAACTCTCACAGCtgcatcaacaacaacagcagcagcgaacCCAAGGATCGGTCCAGTGCAAAGATGGCGCAGTATGGCTCGAATGTGGACGACATACTCAACCCG TACACGGAGATTCGCCAACAACTCGCACAGATAGCCGCCAACTTGGAGGCGATGAACCGCATGGCCCAAACCGTCAATCTGCGAACTTTCAACG AGAACGAGATGGATGAGCTTCACAACAAAAACCTGAGGCTGGGCAATCAGCTAATGACGCGATTCAACGACTTCAAGGCGAATCTGCCGGCGGAAAACGATTACAGCTTGGAGGCAAGGATGAAAAGAACCCTTTTCTATGGCCTCCACCAGACTTTCATCAATCTGTGGCACAAAAACGAACTATTCCTGCAGAACTACGAGACCAAGGTCAAAAAGAATCTGAGACTGCATACAAAAATCA aACTTCGTTACCATCTACTTTTCAGTTAA